In Desulfuromonadaceae bacterium, a genomic segment contains:
- the secF gene encoding protein translocase subunit SecF has product MEFIKADINIDFVGKRKLALFFSLALITIGLISLIIKGGPDYGIDFTGGTLVQISFTEQTGPKAIKDALAQVELNGLVVQQFGDDPREFLLRAQESTTALKGLAQQIGAALENAYGVNTFEVRRTEMVGPQVGKELRSQGLMAILYAMIGVLAYVTWRFEFRFAVGAIVALLHDVLITLGVFSLFGKEIDLPIIAAFLAIVGYSLNDTIIVYDRIRENSGKYSRKDLVFIINRSINETLSRTVLTSGTTLLVVLALFVFGGGVIHNFAFALLVGIIIGTYSSIFVASPVLVYWDEYRKGRKSETDARSAA; this is encoded by the coding sequence GTGGAATTTATTAAAGCGGACATTAATATTGATTTTGTCGGTAAGCGCAAGCTGGCACTTTTCTTTTCATTAGCGTTGATTACCATCGGACTGATCTCGTTGATTATCAAAGGGGGCCCCGATTACGGCATCGATTTTACTGGCGGAACGTTAGTGCAGATCTCATTTACTGAACAGACCGGCCCGAAGGCGATTAAAGATGCTTTGGCGCAGGTTGAACTTAACGGTCTTGTTGTTCAGCAGTTCGGTGATGATCCGCGTGAGTTTTTACTCCGGGCACAGGAATCGACTACTGCGCTGAAAGGACTTGCCCAGCAGATTGGTGCCGCTTTGGAAAACGCCTACGGCGTAAACACGTTCGAAGTTCGTCGTACCGAGATGGTCGGACCGCAAGTTGGCAAGGAACTGCGCTCGCAGGGGTTGATGGCAATCCTTTACGCCATGATTGGTGTGCTGGCTTATGTCACCTGGCGGTTCGAATTTCGTTTTGCGGTCGGTGCGATTGTCGCACTGTTACATGATGTGCTGATTACTCTTGGTGTTTTTTCGTTGTTTGGCAAGGAAATCGATCTGCCGATCATTGCCGCATTTCTGGCTATTGTTGGTTATTCACTGAACGACACCATCATCGTTTATGATCGCATTCGTGAAAACAGCGGCAAATATTCACGCAAGGACCTTGTCTTCATTATTAATCGGAGTATCAACGAAACACTTTCACGGACCGTTTTGACGTCGGGGACAACGTTGCTGGTGGTGCTGGCGCTCTTTGTTTTTGGCGGCGGGGTCATTCACAACTTTGCCTTCGCCTTGCTGGTCGGTATTATCATCGGAACCTATTCGTCAATCTTTGTTGCCAGCCCGGTTCTGGTTTACTGGGATGAATATCGTAAAGGACGCAAATCAGAAACAGATGCAAGGAGTGCCGCATGA
- a CDS encoding tetratricopeptide repeat protein → MKKETWILVGGALMIGILLGILLSKGGKSSPATVAQSSPQAAPLVDYQRDIAMLEQVVAREPENRNAWIQLGNLYFDSDQPIKSVESYDKALAIDNRDPNVLTDQGVMFRRLGWFDKAVENFTKAVAIQPNHLQAYYNLGIVYRYDLQNFDAAKMAWEKYLSMNPTGPGADQVREQMQFLTTHPPVSQNK, encoded by the coding sequence ATGAAAAAAGAAACCTGGATTCTGGTCGGTGGTGCTTTGATGATTGGTATTTTGTTGGGGATATTGTTGAGTAAAGGAGGGAAATCATCTCCTGCAACAGTTGCTCAATCCTCGCCACAAGCAGCACCGCTCGTTGATTATCAACGTGACATCGCCATGCTCGAACAAGTTGTTGCCCGCGAGCCGGAAAACCGTAACGCCTGGATTCAATTAGGCAACCTCTATTTCGATTCTGATCAACCAATTAAATCGGTCGAGTCCTATGACAAGGCTTTGGCGATTGATAATCGCGATCCCAACGTGTTAACCGACCAAGGCGTGATGTTTCGTCGACTTGGCTGGTTCGACAAGGCTGTCGAAAACTTCACGAAGGCGGTTGCGATTCAACCCAACCATCTACAGGCTTATTACAATCTCGGCATTGTCTATCGCTATGATCTGCAAAACTTCGATGCCGCCAAAATGGCCTGGGAAAAATACCTGTCGATGAATCCGACCGGTCCCGGTGCTGATCAGGTGCGGGAACAAATGCAATTTCTAACGACTCACCCGCCCGTATCACAAAACAAATAG
- a CDS encoding right-handed parallel beta-helix repeat-containing protein has translation MRKFFYRHLLVILSLLVVPILTSCLLARNISGDIDGQHIWRGTVYVDGDVELSAGSSLRILPGTEVVFLPPRAGQRSAHPFFHGSELIVRGRLIAEGTASEPIVFRSIESNAPPGAWGSVNLTESPYASFRFCRFKQADSAIHSQQSREVYIRESVFEDNLVAIRFHSTPIIIENNLIQHNGAGIRFHFDAPVINRNLIVDNEKGIFITAHPREYLIRNNHFARNNTHVVLGEEVPEDVDLTLNYWDSPDLPAALFFDKNRSSYLGTVQLLPLLPQADPSTGPSWNR, from the coding sequence ATGCGTAAATTTTTTTATCGGCATCTTTTAGTTATCCTGTCTCTGCTGGTTGTGCCCATCCTCACCTCCTGTCTTTTGGCGCGCAACATTTCGGGTGACATCGATGGTCAGCACATTTGGCGGGGGACCGTCTATGTTGATGGTGATGTCGAGCTTTCAGCCGGGTCATCACTGCGTATCCTGCCGGGTACAGAAGTTGTTTTTCTCCCCCCCCGAGCGGGACAGCGCTCTGCACATCCTTTTTTTCATGGCAGTGAGCTGATCGTGCGCGGACGTTTGATCGCTGAAGGCACGGCAAGTGAGCCAATTGTATTTCGCTCCATTGAAAGCAATGCACCCCCCGGTGCCTGGGGGAGCGTGAACCTTACGGAGAGTCCTTACGCCAGTTTTCGCTTCTGCCGTTTTAAGCAGGCTGACAGTGCCATTCACAGTCAGCAGTCGCGCGAGGTTTATATCCGCGAGTCGGTATTCGAAGATAATCTGGTTGCAATTCGTTTTCACTCGACGCCGATCATCATTGAAAACAACCTTATTCAACACAATGGAGCGGGGATTCGCTTCCATTTCGATGCTCCGGTTATCAACCGGAATCTGATTGTCGATAATGAAAAAGGGATCTTTATTACCGCGCATCCGCGTGAATACCTGATAAGAAACAATCACTTTGCACGAAACAATACACACGTGGTCCTTGGTGAAGAAGTTCCCGAGGATGTTGACCTGACCCTCAATTACTGGGATTCACCAGATCTCCCTGCCGCGCTATTCTTTGACAAAAATCGCAGTTCATATCTGGGCACTGTGCAGCTGCTGCCGCTGCTGCCACAGGCCGATCCCTCAACCGGGCCTTCATGGAACAGATAA
- the recJ gene encoding single-stranded-DNA-specific exonuclease RecJ — MEQIIARRWVLRSTEPDVECVVALGTALNVMPLTARVLALRGIVQPDAGQNFLTARLADLPDPYLLTDMDVAVSRLSSALERGEKITVHGDYDVDGITATALLVENLRACGADCDYFIPLRLEDGYGLSAAAIRRMATAGVALLISVDCGISAVSEAHLAAELGLDLIITDHHQPPKTLPQAWAIIDPHRTDDLFPAKELAGVGVAFMLLVALRQRLREQGWFGSCPEPDLRHSLDLVALGTIADVAPLTGLNRTLIKPGLSLLEHSRRPGITALKSVAGVNVVTPGTVGFQLAPRLNAAGRLEDAALGVELLLSDDPVRAKDYAEQLDACNQERREIERQTCEEAIELAAKCDESHRSLVLARAEWHPGVIGIVASRLVERYHRPTILVALEGDQGKGSARSIPGFNLYRALGACAEYLSAFGGHAYAAGIAITRENLAAFADAFEAVARADVDEDDYVPKLFHDGEITFEEISLPLIHELATLAPYGVGNPEPLFVARAVNLQQIQVVKEKHLKFTVRQGGYSFSAIAFGLAEGFVAGAGALDILFTPYINRWRDRVEIQLRVKALQVVT; from the coding sequence ATGGAACAGATAATTGCCAGACGCTGGGTGTTGCGCTCCACTGAACCGGATGTCGAGTGTGTTGTTGCGTTGGGAACAGCGCTCAATGTCATGCCTTTGACCGCCCGGGTCCTCGCTTTACGTGGCATCGTGCAGCCTGATGCCGGACAAAATTTTCTCACTGCCCGTCTTGCTGATCTTCCTGACCCTTATTTGCTCACCGATATGGATGTTGCGGTTTCCCGGTTATCCTCAGCGCTGGAGCGCGGCGAGAAGATAACTGTTCACGGGGATTACGACGTCGATGGCATCACCGCTACGGCACTGTTGGTCGAAAACCTCCGCGCGTGCGGTGCAGATTGCGATTATTTTATCCCGCTGCGTCTTGAGGACGGTTATGGCCTGTCGGCAGCTGCTATCCGCAGAATGGCGACGGCGGGTGTTGCTTTGCTGATTTCGGTTGATTGCGGGATCAGTGCTGTTTCTGAGGCCCATCTCGCTGCCGAACTGGGCCTTGATCTGATCATTACCGATCATCATCAACCCCCGAAAACGCTCCCCCAGGCATGGGCAATCATTGACCCGCACCGTACTGATGACCTGTTCCCGGCCAAGGAGCTTGCCGGGGTCGGGGTCGCGTTCATGTTGTTAGTGGCGTTGCGGCAGCGGCTGCGTGAGCAGGGCTGGTTTGGGTCGTGTCCGGAACCCGACCTGCGCCATAGCCTTGATCTGGTTGCCCTGGGCACGATTGCGGATGTTGCGCCATTGACGGGACTGAATCGTACCTTGATTAAACCGGGGCTGTCCCTATTGGAACACAGCCGTCGGCCAGGAATTACAGCACTAAAATCGGTTGCCGGGGTTAACGTTGTTACCCCCGGAACGGTCGGTTTCCAGCTGGCTCCGCGTCTCAATGCAGCGGGCCGTCTGGAAGATGCTGCATTAGGGGTGGAGTTGCTGTTAAGCGACGATCCGGTGCGTGCCAAGGATTATGCAGAGCAGTTGGATGCGTGTAATCAGGAACGACGCGAAATTGAGCGGCAAACCTGCGAAGAAGCGATTGAACTGGCTGCAAAGTGTGATGAATCGCACCGCTCACTGGTCCTCGCACGAGCAGAGTGGCATCCCGGTGTGATCGGGATTGTGGCCAGTCGCCTGGTTGAACGTTACCACCGTCCGACCATCCTGGTGGCGCTTGAGGGTGATCAGGGGAAAGGCTCGGCGCGTTCAATCCCCGGCTTCAATCTTTACCGCGCTCTTGGCGCATGTGCCGAATATCTGAGTGCATTCGGCGGTCACGCATATGCTGCGGGAATAGCGATTACCCGTGAAAATCTGGCGGCATTTGCGGATGCTTTTGAAGCCGTAGCGAGGGCAGATGTGGATGAGGACGACTATGTGCCAAAGTTGTTCCACGATGGCGAAATTACCTTCGAAGAGATATCCCTGCCACTCATTCACGAGCTGGCGACATTGGCTCCCTATGGTGTTGGCAACCCGGAACCGCTTTTTGTTGCTCGCGCGGTCAATCTGCAACAGATACAGGTGGTCAAAGAGAAACATTTAAAATTCACGGTGCGGCAGGGGGGGTACAGTTTTTCTGCAATCGCCTTTGGTCTGGCGGAAGGATTTGTCGCCGGTGCCGGTGCGCTGGACATCCTTTTTACCCCGTATATCAACCGG